GCCGAGTTCAATAAGATGGTCCGCTACTTCCCCACCAACATCACCGCCAAGTTCCTGCTGCATCTCGAAGAAAAGCCGAACTTCACCGTGGCGGACGAGAAGGCGGTGGCCAAGCCGCCTGAGGTCAAGTTCTAGCGTCGACTCCGATTGAAGGGAGCGGGACATGTGGCGGGTTAAGGGGCCGCGCTCCAGGCGCCTGGTTGAGGCCGTCCTGTTGGTACTGCTGTGCGTCCTGCCCGCACAGGCGCTCGACGTTCCGCCCTTCAGTGGCTGGATCGTCGATCAGGCCAAGCTGTTATCCGCCGAATCCACCGCCCAGCTCACCGAACATCTCCGGGCGCATGAACAAAAGACCGGGAACCAAGTGGCGGTTCTCACCGTGCCCTCACTCCAGGGAGAATCGGTTGAAGACGTGGCACAGCACGTCTTCGTCGCCTGGGGACTCGGTAAGAAGGGTACCGATAACGGCGTCCTCCTATTGATTGCTCCAAAGGAGCGAAAAGTCCGTATTCACGTCGGATATGGACTGGAAGGCGCGTTGACCGACGTCGCCGCTTCTCGCATCATTCGTTTCGAGATCGTGCCGCGTTTTCGCACCGGCGACTTTGCCGGTGGCGTGACGGCTGGGGTCGAGGCTATCCTCAAAACGATCGCCGGTGAGTATCGAGCACCAGAACAGGCGGAACGAGCCTCGGGGGCGTCGGGGCCTATACCCCAGATCCTCTTGGCCGTGTTCGTGGGCACCATCGCCGGGCTCGTGCTGTCTCGAGTGAATCGCTTGGCCGGA
This portion of the Nitrospiraceae bacterium genome encodes:
- a CDS encoding TPM domain-containing protein → MWRVKGPRSRRLVEAVLLVLLCVLPAQALDVPPFSGWIVDQAKLLSAESTAQLTEHLRAHEQKTGNQVAVLTVPSLQGESVEDVAQHVFVAWGLGKKGTDNGVLLLIAPKERKVRIHVGYGLEGALTDVAASRIIRFEIVPRFRTGDFAGGVTAGVEAILKTIAGEYRAPEQAERASGASGPIPQILLAVFVGTIAGLVLSRVNRLAGSAVGSGISLMAAPWLVPAGIAAVATFLLMSLVNAAMSSLESQSRRRRRQSDDSLWYSTQDGGWGSSGGFGGFSSDSGGFSGGGGGDSGGGGASGDW